The DNA window TGCCTGCCGCACAGCCTTACGTGCCTGCTGCACAACCTCACatgcctgccgcacaacctcacgtgcctgccgcacaaccttacgtgcctgccgcacaacctcacgtgcctgccgcacaacctcacgtgcctgccgcacaacctcacgtgcctgccgcacagccATCCATGCCTGCCGCGCAGCCTCATGTGCCTGCCGCACACCCTCACGTGCCTACCGCACACCCTCACGTGCCTGTCGCACAACCGTATGTGGCTGCCTCACACCCCTTATCACCACTTGTGACTGATCAGGGACCACAAGTAACTGATGTTACCCGATTCCTCCTGAGGAAGGACTTGCTATTCTCCAGACTTACTCACTTTGACGATAGACCAGAATCATACAGTGCCTGGAAACACAGCTTTATGTGTGTAGTGAATGAGCTTCAAGTCTTGGACTCCGAGCAGATGGACCTTCTTATCAAGTACTTAGGTCCGGAATCTAAGAAGCACGCAACAAGCATGAGGACATCCAACATCTTCGACATCTCAAGAGGACTAAGAAGACTTTGGGAAAGGTTGGATGAGCGCTATGGTGCACCAGAACATGTGGAAGCATCCGTAAGAGCCAAACTGTTGAGTTTCCCAAAGCTTGGCAACAGAGATCATCAAAAACTTTACGATCTGTCAGACATTCTTATGGAGATGAAGTTTTTGAAGGAGGATCCGAAGTACAGTGCAATGTTGGCCTATCTAGACTCATCCTCAGGGATTAGACCCATCATTTCAAAACTTCCGTATGGCCTGCAGGAGAAATGGACCAACAGAGCCATGAAGTACAAGCTTGAACATCAGACTGTGTTTCCACCCTTTGGTGTGTTTGTTGACTTCATGAAGGAGATGAGCAGAGTGAAAAACGACCCAAGTTTTGCGTATCACACTGACGCTAACCACAACGAAAAGCAGCCTATGAACGTTCCAAGGGGAAGAGTGAACACGAAGAAAACCACAGTGTATCAACCAACAGGATCCGGAAATCTGAGCGAGCCGAAGCTTGATGTGTGTATAATTCACACCGGTCCGGGTGTTAAACACAGTGTCAATAACTGTCGAGTGTTTAAGGCCAAGCCTATTGAAGAACGTATGAAGTTGCTCCGTGAACACAGACTCTGTTTTCGGTGTTGTTCCGCAAGTCATAGGAAACAAGACTGTAAAGAGGCCATCATGTGCAAGGAATGCGGAAGTGAGTTCCACACTACGTGTCTCCATGTTGATTCGTCACCAGCTCCTACCACTGGAAGGGCCTCATCAGTTCATGGCGGGGAGGAGGCTCCTAGGCGTCAGCAAGTAACAAAAGAACAGCACGTCACAACCATAAACAGCAACTGCACAGAAGTAGGGAAGGAATTTAAGGGAAAATCTTGTGCAAGAATTGTTCCCGCGACTGTCACCTATGATGGAAGAGCTGTCTCTCTGTATGCTATGCTTGACGACCAGAGTAACAAGACCTTGGCTAAGAAGGAATTGTTTGACTTGCTGAACATCAATACAGAGACAATACCTTACCTGATGACGTCATGTTCTGGACAAGTGACAACCTTCGGGAGAACTGCCTCAGGACTCTATATTGAATCAGCCAGGGGTGAGACCAGACTACCCTTGCCGTGCACGTTAGAGTGTGATGAAATACCGAACAACTACCAAGAGATCCCTACACCTGACGTTGCTCTTCAGCACAAGCACATGCGGGATATAGCCGGCGACATCCTACCCATTGACGCTTCAAGAAAAATTCTGTTGCTGATAGGAAGAGACCTTCCTCAAGTCCACCATGTTCTTGAGCAGCGCATAGGACGTGACCACGAACCATTTGCACAGAGGTCACCCCTTGGTTGGACGATCATCAGCGACACATGCTTGTCTGGACAACACAGACCAAGAGCTGCGAATGTGTACAAGACCTTCATCACGGACAGCGGACGTGGAACTATTCTTGAACCATGTGCCCAGTACTTATCCGTGAGAGAGAAGCTTCCAACCAGAGATGTGACAAACAGATTACGGGTATCTGACACTTCATCTGATGAACACTTATTCAGACGCACACCAGATGATAACAAAGTGGGATCATCAGTGGAAGATAGGATGTTTATGGACATCATGAACAAAGAACTATTGATAGGTGAGGATGGAAAGTGGGTAGCTCCCCTACCCTTCCGCCAACCAAGATTACGACTACCAAACAACTATGAGGTTGCATTGAGACGTGCACGAGCCTTGGACGCAAGTCTCAAGAGAGATCCAGTAAAGAAGGAACACTTTGCGACCTTTATGACAAAGCTGTTCGACAACGATCATGCTGAGAAAGCACCCACTTCCAAGTCAACGCAGGAGCAGTGGTTTCTTCCTCTCTTCGGGGTCTACCACCCTCAGAAACCTCACCAGATCCGGGGCGTATTTGATTCCTCTGCGAAGTTCAAGGGAACCTCTTTGAACGACCAACTGCTGTCTGGCCCGAACCTCACCAACAGCTTGCTTGGAGTGTTGCTTCGTTTCAGGAAGGAGATGATTGCTGTCGTAGCAGACGTGCAGCACATGTTTCACTGCTTCACCGTCAGAGAAGAGCACAGAGACTTTCTCAGCTTCCTTTGGTACAAGGACAACGAGATCGGAACGGAACTAACAGAATTCCGAATGAAGGTCCACGTTTTTGGTAATAGTCCTTCTCCGGCCATAGCGACACTGGGCCTCAGGAAGATCTCAATACTATCTGAGGAAAGCCATGGACCTGATGTCAAGGAGTTCATCAAGAGGAACTTCTACGTTGATGATGGTCTGACATCATGCTCAACAAGCCAAGAAGCAGTAGACCTGATGTGCAGAACCCAGGACGCATTGAAGCAATACGGGAACCTAAGGCTCCACAAGTTCGCATCAAACAGCGCGGATGTCATGAAGGCGTTTGAGCCACGAGACTTAGCACAGGACATCTACGACCTGAACCTTGATGAGGACCAGCTCGTGCAACGGAGTCTTGGTATGCGATGGAACTTGTCGAGTGATATGTTCGAGTTCCGCATCTCTACTGATGACAAGCCCACAACACGCAGAGGTGTACTGTCGACAGTGAACAGCCTCTTCGATCCATTAGGCTTTCTCTCACCTGTTATCATCAGCGGGAAACTCATTCTTAGAGACGTAGTGACCTGTACCTCAGACTGGGATGAGCCGCTGCCGGACCATATTCTGGCAAGCTGGGAAGAGTGGAGTTCATCTCTGAAGGAGTTGGAGAAGATCCACATACCCAGAACAACCGTGGTACATCTTAGCAAGGCAGTAAGAAAGGAACTGTGGACATATGCGGACGCGTCAGAGAAAGCCATAGCTGCCGTTTCTTACATGAAGGTGTACTACGAAGATGGCTCTGCGATGACTGGATTTCTACTAGGGAAGTCTAAAGTGGCACCAGTATCAGGCCATACCATACCCCGTTTAGAGCTTTGTGCAGCTGTTCTAGCCATTGAGATATCGCAGATAGTCATGGATCACATGGACATAATGTTCGACTCGGTGAAGTATTTTTCCGACAGTCGTGTGGTATTGGGGTATATCCACAATGATAAGAGACGATTTTTTATTTACGTCTCCAACAGGGTCGAGAAAATCAGAAGCCTTAGTGAGCCGTCGCAGTGGAACTTTGTGCCGACACACCTCAACCCTGCTGACGAGGGCACTAGAGGCGTAGTTCCTAAGGACATTGGAGAGTGTGCTTGGCTTAGAGGAACTACTCACCTGCAGCGCATTGACGACGAAACCAAGGCAGAAGGGTTTCCCCTACAGGAACCTCTGTCAGACAGAGAAGTCAGACCTGTATGTTTGAAGACTGAGTGTGAACCTATGCTTGGAACTCAGAGATATGAGAGATTTTCCAGCTGGGACAGATTGGTCGAGGGTATCGCCCTGCTCCAGCGATTCATCATAAGCAGAAAGGGAGGTAAATCACAGATTTTACCGAAGTCCATAGACTACTCTCAAAGAGCAGAAAACTACATTATCAAGACAGTGCAAAGAGAAGTCTATTGTGAGGAGATTTACTGTCTGAGGTCCAAACAACCATTGCCGAAGAATAGCAGCATTCTTGCATTGAGTCCGTTCCTCGACGACGATGGTATTGTTAGAGTTGGTGGACGCTTAAGACATCTCAACGATGCGACTGTCTGCAAGAACCCTATACTGATACCGGGGAAGCATCACATTGCGACCTTACTTGTACGCAAGTACCATCAACTGGTGCAACACCAAGGGCGCCACTTTACGGAGGGAAAGGTCAGGTCCTGTGGGTTCTGGGTCACCGGCTGCAAGCGCCTTGTTTCGTCCCTCATTCACAAGTGTGTTACTTGTCGGCGACAACGTGGGAGCTTCGCAACCCAGAAGATGTCTGACTTGCCTACAGACCGCATACTGCCAGGAGAGCCACCGTTCACTTCGGTGGGAGTAGATATCTTTGGGCCCTGGGACGTCGTGACTCGTCGCACTCGGGGAGTTCCAGCCAACGGCAAACGATGGGCAGCACTGTTCACATGTCTGGTGACACGCGCAGTCCATGTCGAGGTAGTAGAGGAGATGTCCGCATCATCCTTCATCAACGCCCTGAAGCGCTTTACAGCCATACGAGGACAGGCAAAGGAGTACCGTTCCGACAGAGGAACCAACTTTGTTGGCGCTACCGACCCTCTACAGATCGACGCAATCAACGTGGAAGATCGTCAGGTCAAGGATTTCCTGCACTCTCGGGGAACAACCTGGATTTTCAACCCGCCCCATGCATCCCATATGGGTGGAGCTTGGGAGCGCATGATAGGGTTGACACGGCGCATATTGGACAACATGTTGAAGGATCATTCAGCACAGGGTCTTACGCACGAGGTACTTACCACCTTTCTGGCCGAGGCAAGTGCGATCATAAATTCTCGCCCACTTACCGCCGTTTCGTCAGATCCAGACTCGCCTTTTGTCCTTACCCCAAGCATTTTGCTTACTCAGAAGACGGATGTACCGACCGAAGCTGTATGCGACACAACTGCTAAGGACCTCTTCAAGGTACAGTGGAAGAGAGTACAGCACCTCGCCAAGATGTTCTGGGACAAATGGAAGAAGGAATACCTGCATACCTTGCAAGCGCGTAAGAAGTGGCATCATGGTCAACGTAACATTAGTGTTGGTGACATAGTGTTGTTAAAGGATGTCGAAACCCATCGCAACAACTGGCCGCTTGGACGCATTACTGCAACGTTTCCTGGCAAGGACAACTTGGTTCGCAAGGTTGAAGTACGTGTCAGCAAGGACGGCAAGACCACCTCTTACGTCAGACCAGTGACGGAACTCATTTTATTATTGGAGAACTGAATGTTTtctgtactaaattgtattcaaatcttgtgtgatataattttatatatcagACGGGGAGTGTCATGTTtcgtgtacattttattttttgttacgaaAGATTTGTCGTAcgacttaattttttatgttggaAAACCGCGCCATACTCGATGTATGCACAACTCTGATTCTCTGTATCGAGGCTTGTAATCCACAGTGTAAGTCTTTTGACATTTGTAAACTAGgttatttcaacatatttttatgtgaaTTATCTGTATGTTTCATGTCAGTAATGCTAAGCGATGCATATTCTTGAAATcttgtattttatgtttaccATGTGCTCGGTGTATGGGGCGCCATTTTGTCCATCAAATTTCTGGTCATTTAATTTCGAGTTGCAGttgattaatttactttaacttgctgtttatcATATGAATAGACTGAATTCAACTGTTTAAATCATATGTGTAAGGTTTCATAATCTAATTGCAAACTCTgtcctaatattttttgtatggaaACCTGTACCAGTCATtgattgttacattttttttgttacagctTTTTACCGTCGTCTGAGACGGTTATCTGTCTCCCAAATAAACTGATTTCACCGACACTTGTGAGTCCGACTTTTATTGGGGCAGAACAGGGGGTTCTCGTTGGACAATCACGGTTAATAAATTACTTCTCAGAAATAATCAAGTTTTGTACTCAAAAGTATTAATCAATTTACAATATAATCAAAGATACCAGGAACAGAACTTCTTGGCAAATTCCTGATAGTGCATTTTAAGTGGATGCTGATTTTCACTACCAAAAGAAAACGTTCACCCCGATAAATACAGATCTTATGCATAAAAGGAATCAGCGCCGATCATATCTATCATGTTAAACAGCGGTGAATCACGCTAAATTTCTTCTGGATTTATTCACACAATCATTTTTCATTGCTTTcctttattcataaaatattggCATTTATTTACATGCACAAATAAGGTCAAGCCTGGCACGGTACTGCTAGTAAGACGAACCAGTTTACAGAGGAATTTTTAggccaaaatatttttttttaaatgcatagagGAGATGCTGAAGATTCATTTCAGTAGCCTTGAAAGTCAGGAAAGTCGTAAAAAATCACAGCAGTTTAATGCTGCATTCCTCTGCAAGATAGCACATCCTTGGTATGTTTTAGTAAATTCTCATTATCTTGATTTTCATCTAATCGGTTTTTCCATGCACGGTGGTTGTATTTTGACCAATGAAAAAGAGTTGGGTAGTTGACcatatatataaattagttGTAAATAGATaccgtggaatcattagaattcttGGAGGCTCAATTTTCGGGGTATATTCGgggaaaattggcccccacgaaattaaatgattccacataTATAACaacatacaaatatatattctaACATATAACAGACTGCGGTAACCGAAGTCACTATTTGCTACAAAGGACCTTGTCTGCTACAAATACACATGACAttagaatatatttttcacatgcaattaaatataaacaacgCTCTCAGTAAATgcatacagatacatgtacaccaAGTGAAGATAAGACCATCACTAAACATTTTGCACGGCTATGAACGATGAATTTTTTAAGTGGGAGGACTTAGGATTATGTCATAGCATTAAAGTTTGAAACAATGAAAGAACATGAAATTGGAGCACAGTTGGGTGTAAGAGAATGTCTGGCATTTAgaccagttacatgtattttcattttgatttttattatattttgtcggaaaattctaatattttgatattttccgGACATTTAGAATGCTCTTAcatatcaaaaatgaaaatgttcacAAATATCCacacaaaaattaaacaatttttttataatccCGTCATGTCAACAAATAGTTAGACGTCTGAAGAAATGAATGTcataaagccaaaaaaaaaaaaatgttatcaatttatGTAAAGGGTTATAATGAAAGTATTATGAAAGTTTCAAGAAAAATCATTCCATTGCAAAAATTGGTACATATTTTTTACTTGCAAGAAAAGCTGTAATACAACTACTGATGACATtttcacaataaaaaaataaaaggtttaTTTACTCCGGTTGtttatacacatatatttacattccacagattttttgcttgtaaaatGTGTTGAAGGTTACGGCAGTTAATATACACTGTAATACACAAAGGGTACTCAAAAGTTAacatgacgagttttattatgacgtcacaaacgttgaacgctgtaaactgtaacgtcacaagcgaaaatcaaagttcacgcttatggctgttacagtggctcttccattaatat is part of the Crassostrea angulata isolate pt1a10 chromosome 3, ASM2561291v2, whole genome shotgun sequence genome and encodes:
- the LOC128176951 gene encoding uncharacterized protein LOC128176951, which translates into the protein MSTSAEQITPDSTEGTQVTPDPTEDARESQTTDGKRQYVTQDEEEYQEEYYQDEDSFADILAKKRADVSRAKARMAYTARELELRKQRVELDAAMEMLHLEREAAEAEADCQAFESTMIQMSPMKRRTSSLGEVSNFKPGQDQSTPRQPSASPGLLTGTSDPTQLDPDAQPYVPAAQPLVPDTQPSVPVAQPYVPTAQPYVRAAQPYVPTAQPYVPAPQPNVPAAQPYVPAAQPHVPAAQPYVPAAQPHVPAAQPHVPAAQPYVPAAQPHMPAAQPHVPAAQPYVPAAQPHVPAAQPHVPAAQPHVPAAQPSMPAAQPHVPAAHPHVPTAHPHVPVAQPYVAASHPLSPLVTDQGPQVTDVTRFLLRKDLLFSRLTHFDDRPESYSAWKHSFMCVVNELQVLDSEQMDLLIKYLGPESKKHATSMRTSNIFDISRGLRRLWERLDERYGAPEHVEASVRAKLLSFPKLGNRDHQKLYDLSDILMEMKFLKEDPKYSAMLAYLDSSSGIRPIISKLPYGLQEKWTNRAMKYKLEHQTVFPPFGVFVDFMKEMSRVKNDPSFAYHTDANHNEKQPMNVPRGRVNTKKTTVYQPTGSGNLSEPKLDVCIIHTGPGVKHSVNNCRVFKAKPIEERMKLLREHRLCFRCCSASHRKQDCKEAIMCKECGSEFHTTCLHVDSSPAPTTGRASSVHGGEEAPRRQQVTKEQHVTTINSNCTEVGKEFKGKSCARIVPATVTYDGRAVSLYAMLDDQSNKTLAKKELFDLLNINTETIPYLMTSCSGQVTTFGRTASGLYIESARGETRLPLPCTLECDEIPNNYQEIPTPDVALQHKHMRDIAGDILPIDASRKILLLIGRDLPQVHHVLEQRIGRDHEPFAQRSPLGWTIISDTCLSGQHRPRAANVYKTFITDSGRGTILEPCAQYLSVREKLPTRDVTNRLRVSDTSSDEHLFRRTPDDNKVGSSVEDRMFMDIMNKELLIGEDGKWVAPLPFRQPRLRLPNNYEVALRRARALDASLKRDPVKKEHFATFMTKLFDNDHAEKAPTSKSTQEQWFLPLFGVYHPQKPHQIRGVFDSSAKFKGTSLNDQLLSGPNLTNSLLGVLLRFRKEMIAVVADVQHMFHCFTVREEHRDFLSFLWYKDNEIGTELTEFRMKVHVFGNSPSPAIATLGLRKISILSEESHGPDVKEFIKRNFYVDDGLTSCSTSQEAVDLMCRTQDALKQYGNLRLHKFASNSADVMKAFEPRDLAQDIYDLNLDEDQLVQRSLGMRWNLSSDMFEFRISTDDKPTTRRGVLSTVNSLFDPLGFLSPVIISGKLILRDVVTCTSDWDEPLPDHILASWEEWSSSLKELEKIHIPRTTVVHLSKAVRKELWTYADASEKAIAAVSYMKVYYEDGSAMTGFLLGKSKVAPVSGHTIPRLELCAAVLAIEISQIVMDHMDIMFDSVKYFSDSRVVLGYIHNDKRRFFIYVSNRVEKIRSLSEPSQWNFVPTHLNPADEGTRGVVPKDIGECAWLRGTTHLQRIDDETKAEGFPLQEPLSDREVRPVCLKTECEPMLGTQRYERFSSWDRLVEGIALLQRFIISRKGGKSQILPKSIDYSQRAENYIIKTVQREVYCEEIYCLRSKQPLPKNSSILALSPFLDDDGIVRVGGRLRHLNDATVCKNPILIPGKHHIATLLVRKYHQLVQHQGRHFTEGKVRSCGFWVTGCKRLVSSLIHKCVTCRRQRGSFATQKMSDLPTDRILPGEPPFTSVGVDIFGPWDVVTRRTRGVPANGKRWAALFTCLVTRAVHVEVVEEMSASSFINALKRFTAIRGQAKEYRSDRGTNFVGATDPLQIDAINVEDRQVKDFLHSRGTTWIFNPPHASHMGGAWERMIGLTRRILDNMLKDHSAQGLTHEVLTTFLAEASAIINSRPLTAVSSDPDSPFVLTPSILLTQKTDVPTEAVCDTTAKDLFKVQWKRVQHLAKMFWDKWKKEYLHTLQARKKWHHGQRNISVGDIVLLKDVETHRNNWPLGRITATFPGKDNLVRKVEVRVSKDGKTTSYVRPVTELILLLEN